A window of the Oryza brachyantha chromosome 5, ObraRS2, whole genome shotgun sequence genome harbors these coding sequences:
- the LOC102719958 gene encoding protein trichome birefringence-like 28, translated as MGLPGRRNPVLGARRAAASLRRSGRLPVYVAGVFFVASVFLMFRDEVLYLTTARSPSLPTAGSSAGAGLALREEPSVSKPVLRGHGGKPEKHHSVTERHRKVSARRRPRKKATKAARKKVMASPVAAGAELNVPETCDLSKGKWVFDNATYPLYREEACEYLTAQVTCTRNGRRDDGYQKWRWQPRDCDLPLAFDARLFMERLRGKRLMFVGDSLNRNQWESMVCLVRPALSPGKSYVTWWDGQRVVLHAWEYNATVEFYWAPFLVESNSDDPKAHSIRDRVIKPEAIAAHAGDWLGVDYLVFNTYIWWMNTLNMKVMRPTGKTWDEYDEVGRIEAYRRVLDTWATWVNDNVDPARTSVFFMSLSPLHISPEAWGNPGGVRCAKETAPVRNWRGPLWLGTDWDMFRAAANASRAVGRVPVTFVDVTAMSELRKDGHTSVHTIRQGSVLTPEQQADPATYADCIHWCLPGVPDVWNLMLYARILSRPPPPPAPAAGLVVA; from the exons atgGGCCTCCCCGGCCGGCGCAACCCGGTGCTGGGCGcgaggcgcgcggcggcgtccctcCGGAGGAGCGGCCGGCTGCCCGTCTACGTCGCCGGTGTCTTCTTCGTCGCCTCCGTCTTCCTCATGTTCCGCGACGAAGTCCTGTATCTGACGACGGCAAggtcgccgtcgttgccgaCCGCGGGATCATCCGCCGGAGCCGGGCTCGCCCTGCGGGAGGAGCCATCTGTCAGCAAGCCCGTCTTGCGTGGTCACGGCGGCAAGCCGGAGAAGCACCACAGCGTGACGGAGAGGCACCGGAAGGTcagcgcgaggaggaggccgaggaagaaggcgaccaaggcggcgaggaagaaggTCATggcgtcgccggtcgccgccggagccgagcTGAACGTCCCCGAGACGTGCGACCTGTCCAAGGGCAAGTGGGTGTTCGACAACGCGACCTACCCGCTGTACCGCGAGGAGGCGTGCGAGTACCTGACGGCGCAGGTGACGTGCACGCGGAACGGGCGGCGTGACGACGGCTACCAGAAGTGGCGGTGGCAGCCGAGGGACTGCGACCTCCCCCTCGCCTTCGACGCGAGGCTCTTCATGGAGCGGCTCCGCGGGAAGCGCCTCATGTTCGTCGGCGACTCGCTGAACCGCAACCAGTGGGAGTCCATGGTGTGCCTGGTGCGGCCGGCGCTGTCGCCGGGGAAGAGCTACGTGACCTGGTGGGACGGCCAGCGCGTCGTCCTCCACGCCTGGGAGTACAACGCGACGGTGGAGTTCTACTGGGCGCCCTTCCTCGTCGAGTCCAACTCCGACGACCCCAAGGCGCACAGCATCCGGGACCGCGTCATCAAGCCCGAGGCGATCGCCGCCCACGCCGGCGACTGGCTCGGCGTCGACTACCTCGTCTTCAACACGTACATCTGGTGGATGAACACGCTCAACATGAAAGTCAT GAGGCCAACGGGGAAGACGTGGGATGAGTACGACGAGGTGGGTCGGATCGAGGCGTACAGGAGAGTGCTCGACACATGGGCGACATGGGTGAACGACAACGTCGACCCGGCGCGCACGTCCGTGTTCTTCATGAGCCTGTCCCCTCTTCACATCAG CCCGGAGGCGTGGGGAAACCCGGGCGGGGTGCGGTGCGCGAAGGAGACGGCGCCGGTGCGGAACTGGCGCGGCCCGCTGTGGCTGGGCACGGACTGGGACATGttccgcgcggcggcgaacgcgtCCCGCGCCGTGGGGCGCGTCCCCGTCACGTTCGTGGACGTGACGGCCATGTCGGAGCTCCGCAAGGACGGGCACACGTCGGTGCACACCATCCGGCAGGGCAGCGTGCTGACGCCGGAGCAGCAGGCCGACCCGGCCACGTACGCCGACTGCATCCACTGGTGCCTCCCCGGCGTGCCCGACGTCTGGAACCTCATGCTCTACGCCCGGATCCTctccaggccgccgccgccgccggcgccggcggccgggctCGTGGTGGCGTGA
- the LOC102717994 gene encoding uncharacterized protein LOC102717994, translating to MAADDAARSSRRMDLNLYLGLPRAPRLRRPDLGSDLALGTPMLSSSPSSSAASADAPPLEAEPLHPPYSPSRTELVRPPTPLPEPYDPSAPEAHPPYVPPPMPAPDAIPELADDLEFGFSHPPLLLRPSELIGWVDRPSSSTASSSFRPERVVERYHPVICLNGRQGRCLRPRRFRSDLPPLGSEAPAPESGAAAQAPQEPMHDTVEENKVVADGAIVGASEEEPAERGKSVAMFECNICFEMASEPVVTSCGHLFCWPCLYQWLHVHSTHKECPVCKGEVTEGNITPIYGRGNSSSDVEKKVAEDGNVSGPTIPPRPHGNRLESFRQKFHHLRPISRRLGEAHGILSSWRRILDQQIMNSVSRFEGPPESTVQEMIDHAHHASRLGRITTRMRARRLQRDAENSTFVASAAAESVLPGNNSSDLPRLSSSPFSSERIDLLQHFVDLAGTERLATAVSDLRRIVRPSQYGASTSSNPSNPDLPIDGSHVAAALAADQASNSSTMAVIQEDAAFTESTGEPSNAGSSRSLRRRGRNDALGSLDVDGGGLHRNKRRRLN from the coding sequence ATGGCGGCGGATGATGCCGCGCGGAGCAGCAGGAGGATGGATCTGAACCTCTACCTCGGCCTCCCACGCGCcccgcgcctgcgccgcccCGATCTCGGTTCCGACCTCGCGCTCGGCACCCCGATGCTCTCCTCGTCGCCTtcctcgtcggcggcctcggccgacgcgccgccgctggaggCGGAGCCGCTCCACCCGCCGTACTCGCCTTCCCGGACCGAGCTGGTGCGCCCGCCGACCCCTCTGCCCGAGCCGTACGACCCGTCGGCTCCCGAGGCGCATCCGCCCTACGTGCCGCCTCCCATGCCGGCCCCGGACGCAATTCCTGAGCTCGCTGACGACCTTGAGTTCGGCTTCTCTCACCCGCCGCTCCTGCTGCGGCCCAGCGAGCTAATTGGGTGGGTAgaccggccgtcgtcgtcgacggcctCCTCTTCCTTCCGCCCGGAGCGTGTAGTCGAACGCTACCATCCCGTGATCTGCCTGAATGGCCGCCAGGGTCGCTGCCTCCGTCCAAGACGGTTCAGGTCAGACCTTCCGCCTCTCGGCTCAGAGGCCCCTGCCCCGGAGAGCGGTGCTGCGGCGCAAGCACCACAAGAGCCTATGCATGATACCGTGGAAGAGAACAAGGTGGTCGCTGATGGTGCTATTGTAGGTGCCTCAGAGGAGGAGCCAGCCGAACGTGGCAAGAGCGTTGCAATGTTTGAGTGCAACATCTGCTTCGAGATGGCTTCCGAACCTGTGGTCACTTCCTGCGGACATCTCTTCTGCTGGCCTTGTTTGTACCAATGGTTGCATGTTCACTCAACTCACAAGGAGTGCCCTGTCTGCAAAGGTGAGGTCACTGAAGGGAACATCACCCCTATTTACGGGAGAGGGAATTCGAGTTCTGATGTGGAGAAGAAAGTTGCCGAGGATGGAAATGTATCAGGCCCTACAATCCCACCAAGACCACATGGCAATCGGCTCGAGAGCTTCCGGCAGAAATTCCACCATTTGCGTCCAATTTCTAGAAGGCTCGGCGAGGCACATGGGATATTGTCTTCTTGGAGGCGCATTCTTGATCAGCAGATTATGAACAGTGTGAGTAGGTTCGAAGGGCCTCCTGAATCGACTGTCCAGGAAATGATTGATCATGCTCATCATGCTAGTCGTTTAGGTCGAATTACAACTAGAATGAGGGCAAGGAGGTTGCAGAGGGATGCAGAAAATTCTACATTtgttgcttctgctgctgcagaGAGTGTGCTGCCTGGAAACAATTCATCAGACCTTCCCAGGCTTAGTTCAAGTCCGTTTTCCTCAGAAAGAATTGATTTATTGCAACACTTTGTTGACCTTGCGGGCACGGAAAGATTAGCAACTGCTGTGAGTGACCTTAGAAGAATAGTTAGGCCAAGCCAATATGGAGCATCAACTTCATCAAATCCGTCAAATCCCGATCTGCCGATTGATGGAAGTCATGTTGCTGCAGCATTAGCTGCAGATCAAGCTTCTAATTCAAGCACCATGGCTGTAATTCAGGAGGATGCTGCTTTTACTGAAAGCACAGGAGAACCAAGTAATGCAGGCTCTTCAAGGTCCCtaaggaggaggggaagaaaTGACGCCTTAGGTTCTTTGGATGTGGATGGTGGGGGCCTACATCGGAACAAGAGAAGGCGACTGAACTGA
- the LOC102719675 gene encoding pyruvate decarboxylase 1 isoform X2: protein MELALVGNPVNGSAKPSCNSVGSLPVPSSNAVIHSPVTSAAGATLGRHLARRLVQIGATDVFAVPGDFNLTLLDYLIAEPGLKLIGCCNELNAGYAADGYARARGVGACAVTFTVGGLSVLNAIAGAYSENLPVICIVGGPNSNDYGTNRILHHTIGLPDFSQELRCFQTITCYQAVINNLDDAHEQIDTAIATALRESKPVYISVGCNLAGLSHPTFSREPVPLFISPRLSNKANLEYAVEAAADFLNKAVKPVMVGGPKIRVAKAKKAFAGVAESSGYPFAVMPSAKGLVPEHHPRFIGTYWGAVSTSFCAEIVESADAYLFAGPIFNDYSSVGYSLLLKREKAVIVQPDRVVVGNGPAFGCILMTEFLDALAKRLEHNTTAYDNYRRIFIPDREPPNGQPDEPLRVNILFKYIKEMLSGDTAVIAETGDSWFNCQKLRLPEGCGYEFQMQYGSIGWSVGATLGYAQAAQDKRVISCIGDGSFQMTAQDVSTMLRCGQKSIIFLINNGGYTIEVEIHDGPYNVIKNWDYTGLIDAIHNSDGNCWTKKVRTEEELREALATATGDKKDCLCFIEVIVHKDDTSKELLEWGSRVSAANSRPPNPQ, encoded by the exons ATGGAGCTTGCCCTGGTTGGCAACCCCGTGAACGGCTCGGCGAAGCCGTCGTGCAACTCCGTCGGCTCGCTGCCCGTCCCCAGCTCCAACGCCGTCATCCACTCGCCGGTGACCAGCGCGGCGGGCGCCACGCTCGGCAGGCACCTCGCCAGGCGCCTCGTGCAGATCGGCGCCACCGACGTGTTCGCCGTCCCCGGGGACTTCAACCTCACCCTGCTCGACTACCTCATCGCCGAGCCCGGGCTGAAGCTCATCGGCTGCTGCAACGAGCTCAACGCCGGGTACGCGGCCGATGGCTACGCCAGGgcccgcggcgtcggcgcgtgCGCCGTCACGTTCACCGTCGGCGGGCTCAGCGTGCTCaacgccatcgccggcgcctACAGCGAGAACCTCCCCGTGATCTGCATCGTCGGGGGGCCCAACTCCAACGACTACGGCACCAACCGCATCCTGCACCACACCATCGGCCTGCCGGACTTCTCCCAGGAGCTCCGCTGCTTCCAGACCATCACCTGCTACCAG GCCGTCATTAACAACCTCGACGACGCGCACGAGCAGATCGACACCGCCATCGCGACGGCACTACGGGAGAGCAAGCCCGTGTACATCAGCGTGGGCTGCAACCTGGCAGGCCTCTCCCACCCAACGTTTAGCCGCGAGCCAGTGCCCCTGTTCATCTCACCAAG GTTGAGCAACAAGGCGAACTTGGAGTACGCCGTCGAGGCAGCGGCGGACTTCCTGAACAAGGCGGTGAAGCCGGTGATGGTCGGCGGGCCAAAGATCCGGGTGGCCAAGGCGAAGAAGGCgttcgccggcgtcgcggagTCGAGCGGGTACCCGTTCGCGGTCATGCCGTCCGCCAAGGGTCTGGTGCCGGAGCACCACCCGCGGTTCATCGGCACGTACTGGGGCGCCGTGAGCACCTCCTTCTGTGCCGAGATCGTCGAGTCCGCCGACGCCTACCTCTTCGCCGGCCCGATCTTCAACGACTACAGCTCCGTCGGCTACTCCCTCCTGCTCAAGCGGGAGAAGGCCGTCATCGTGCAGCCCGACCGCGTGGTGGTCGGCAACGGCCCGGCGTTCGGCTGCATCCTCATGACGGAGTTCCTCGACGCGCTCGCCAAGCGCCTCGAGCACAACACGACGGCGTACGACAACTACCGCCGCATCTTCATCCCCGACCGCGAGCCGCCCAACGGCCAGCCCGACGAGCCGCTCAGGGTCAACATCCTCTTCAAGTACATCAAGGAGATGTTGTCCGGCGACACCGCCGTCATCGCCGAGACCGGCGACTCGTGGTTCAACTGCCAGAAGCTCAGGCTCCCCGAGGGCTGCGG GTACGAGTTCCAGATGCAGTACGGCTCGATCGGGTGGTCCGTCGGCGCGACGCTCGGCTACGCACAGGCGGCGCAGGACAAGCGCGTCATCTCCTGCATCGGCGACGGAAGCTTCCAG ATGACGGCGCAGGACGTGTCGACGATGCTGCGGTGCGGGCAGAAGAGCATCATCTTCCTCATCAACAACGGCGGGTACACCATCGAGGTGGAGATCCACGACGGCCCGTACAACGTCATCAAGAACTGGGACTACACCGGCCTCATCGACGCCATCCACAACTCCGACGGCAACTGCTGGACAAAGAAG GTCCGGACTGAGGAGGAGCTGAGAGAGGCGctcgcgacggcgacgggcgacaaGAAAGACTGCCTCTGCTTCATCGAGGTGATCGTGCACAAGGATGACACGAGCAAAGAGCTTCTCGAGTGGGGATCCAGGGTCTCGGCTGCCAACAGCAGGCCGCCGAATCCCCAGTGA
- the LOC102719675 gene encoding pyruvate decarboxylase 1 isoform X1, with translation MELALVGNPVNGSAKPSCNSVGSLPVPSSNAVIHSPVTSAAGATLGRHLARRLVQIGATDVFAVPGDFNLTLLDYLIAEPGLKLIGCCNELNAGYAADGYARARGVGACAVTFTVGGLSVLNAIAGAYSENLPVICIVGGPNSNDYGTNRILHHTIGLPDFSQELRCFQTITCYQAVINNLDDAHEQIDTAIATALRESKPVYISVGCNLAGLSHPTFSREPVPLFISPRLSNKANLEYAVEAAADFLNKAVKPVMVGGPKIRVAKAKKAFAGVAESSGYPFAVMPSAKGLVPEHHPRFIGTYWGAVSTSFCAEIVESADAYLFAGPIFNDYSSVGYSLLLKREKAVIVQPDRVVVGNGPAFGCILMTEFLDALAKRLEHNTTAYDNYRRIFIPDREPPNGQPDEPLRVNILFKYIKEMLSGDTAVIAETGDSWFNCQKLRLPEGCGLVIPNRYEFQMQYGSIGWSVGATLGYAQAAQDKRVISCIGDGSFQMTAQDVSTMLRCGQKSIIFLINNGGYTIEVEIHDGPYNVIKNWDYTGLIDAIHNSDGNCWTKKVRTEEELREALATATGDKKDCLCFIEVIVHKDDTSKELLEWGSRVSAANSRPPNPQ, from the exons ATGGAGCTTGCCCTGGTTGGCAACCCCGTGAACGGCTCGGCGAAGCCGTCGTGCAACTCCGTCGGCTCGCTGCCCGTCCCCAGCTCCAACGCCGTCATCCACTCGCCGGTGACCAGCGCGGCGGGCGCCACGCTCGGCAGGCACCTCGCCAGGCGCCTCGTGCAGATCGGCGCCACCGACGTGTTCGCCGTCCCCGGGGACTTCAACCTCACCCTGCTCGACTACCTCATCGCCGAGCCCGGGCTGAAGCTCATCGGCTGCTGCAACGAGCTCAACGCCGGGTACGCGGCCGATGGCTACGCCAGGgcccgcggcgtcggcgcgtgCGCCGTCACGTTCACCGTCGGCGGGCTCAGCGTGCTCaacgccatcgccggcgcctACAGCGAGAACCTCCCCGTGATCTGCATCGTCGGGGGGCCCAACTCCAACGACTACGGCACCAACCGCATCCTGCACCACACCATCGGCCTGCCGGACTTCTCCCAGGAGCTCCGCTGCTTCCAGACCATCACCTGCTACCAG GCCGTCATTAACAACCTCGACGACGCGCACGAGCAGATCGACACCGCCATCGCGACGGCACTACGGGAGAGCAAGCCCGTGTACATCAGCGTGGGCTGCAACCTGGCAGGCCTCTCCCACCCAACGTTTAGCCGCGAGCCAGTGCCCCTGTTCATCTCACCAAG GTTGAGCAACAAGGCGAACTTGGAGTACGCCGTCGAGGCAGCGGCGGACTTCCTGAACAAGGCGGTGAAGCCGGTGATGGTCGGCGGGCCAAAGATCCGGGTGGCCAAGGCGAAGAAGGCgttcgccggcgtcgcggagTCGAGCGGGTACCCGTTCGCGGTCATGCCGTCCGCCAAGGGTCTGGTGCCGGAGCACCACCCGCGGTTCATCGGCACGTACTGGGGCGCCGTGAGCACCTCCTTCTGTGCCGAGATCGTCGAGTCCGCCGACGCCTACCTCTTCGCCGGCCCGATCTTCAACGACTACAGCTCCGTCGGCTACTCCCTCCTGCTCAAGCGGGAGAAGGCCGTCATCGTGCAGCCCGACCGCGTGGTGGTCGGCAACGGCCCGGCGTTCGGCTGCATCCTCATGACGGAGTTCCTCGACGCGCTCGCCAAGCGCCTCGAGCACAACACGACGGCGTACGACAACTACCGCCGCATCTTCATCCCCGACCGCGAGCCGCCCAACGGCCAGCCCGACGAGCCGCTCAGGGTCAACATCCTCTTCAAGTACATCAAGGAGATGTTGTCCGGCGACACCGCCGTCATCGCCGAGACCGGCGACTCGTGGTTCAACTGCCAGAAGCTCAGGCTCCCCGAGGGCTGCGG GCTGGTCATTCCAAACAGGTACGAGTTCCAGATGCAGTACGGCTCGATCGGGTGGTCCGTCGGCGCGACGCTCGGCTACGCACAGGCGGCGCAGGACAAGCGCGTCATCTCCTGCATCGGCGACGGAAGCTTCCAG ATGACGGCGCAGGACGTGTCGACGATGCTGCGGTGCGGGCAGAAGAGCATCATCTTCCTCATCAACAACGGCGGGTACACCATCGAGGTGGAGATCCACGACGGCCCGTACAACGTCATCAAGAACTGGGACTACACCGGCCTCATCGACGCCATCCACAACTCCGACGGCAACTGCTGGACAAAGAAG GTCCGGACTGAGGAGGAGCTGAGAGAGGCGctcgcgacggcgacgggcgacaaGAAAGACTGCCTCTGCTTCATCGAGGTGATCGTGCACAAGGATGACACGAGCAAAGAGCTTCTCGAGTGGGGATCCAGGGTCTCGGCTGCCAACAGCAGGCCGCCGAATCCCCAGTGA
- the LOC102720238 gene encoding sorting and assembly machinery component 50 homolog A-like yields MAAAADQNPKDAEPREPAAEASAEEEYEEEEEDEEEEEEELDGPAAVAAERKKVKAVFSRLSSDPVGIRVHDVIIKGNAKTKEELIEAEVAELLRAAATVQDLLRNASIASARLRRLDVFDSVNITLDAGPPELPGTTNIVIEVVEAANPITGNAGIYSKPEARSWSLEGSLKLKNLFGYGDIWDASGAYGWDQTSEVGIGVSLPRFKSIPTPLMARASLSSQDWLKFSSYKERLLGLSFGLLSTMQHDLSYNLTWRTLTDPSQVSSKSIRRQLGHNLLSALKYTYKIDQRNSHLRPTKGYTFLSSSQVGGLWDSKGLRFFRQEFDVRGAVPLGFYNTALNVGLGVGAILPIGRGFMNLSSSVPDRFYLGGHSSPVCSLSGLSSLLGFRTRGIGPTEPRRLVPSESDDGSAASPGRDYLGGDLAVSAFADLSFDLPLKLFRDAGIHGHAFVTAGNLAKLSEGEFKKFSFSDFGRTFRSSAGVGIILPTKLFRVEVNYCYILKQAEHDSGKTGIQFSFSSPL; encoded by the exons atggcggccgccgccgaccaaaACCCTAAGGACGCGGAGCCCCGGGAGCCCGCGGCGGAAGCCAGTGCGGAGGAGGAgtacgaggaggaggaagaggatgaggaggaggaggaggaggagcttgacgggccggccgccgtggcggcggagcggaaGAAGGTGAAGGCCGTGTTCAGCCGGCTGTCGTCGGACCCCGTGGGCATCCGCGTCCACGACGTGATCATCAAGGGCAACGCCAAGACGAAGGAGGAGCTCATCGAGGCGGAGGTCGCGGagctcctccgcgccgctgccaccgTGCAAGACCTGCTGCGGAACGCCAGCATCGCCAGCGCCCGGCTGCGGCGGCTCGACGTGTTCGACTCCGTCAACATCACCCTCGACGCTGGCCCGCCCGAGCTGCCGGGCACCACCAACATCGTCATCGAGGTCGTCGAGGCTGCCAACCCTATCACGGGAAATGCAGGAATATACTCCAAGCCTGAG GCAAGATCTTGGTCACTTGAAGGCTCACTTAAGTTGAAGAATCTGTTTGGCTATGGCGACATCTGGGATGCTTCAGGTGCATACGGTTGGGATCAGACATCTGAAGTTGGCATTGGAGTGTCCCTGCCAAGATTTAAATCAATACCAACACCCTTGATGGCTCGGGCCTCATTATCATCCCAAGATTGGCTAAAGTTCTCATCTTACAAGGAACGCTTGCTTGGCCTTTCATTTGGTTTGCTCTCAACCATGCAACATGATTTATCTTACAACCTGACATGGCGTACCTTAACTGATCCATCACAAGTCTCATCGAAGTCTATAAGGAGGCAATTAGGGCACAATCTTCTCTCTGCTTTGAAATATACATACAAGATTGATCAAAGGAATTCGCATCTCAGGCCAACAAAAGGATACACATTTCTCTCAAGTTCTCAAGTTGGTGGTCTATGGGATAGCAAAGGGTTGCGTTTTTTCCGCCAG GAGTTTGATGTCCGTGGTGCTGTACCTTTGGGATTCTACAATACTGCTCTCAATGTTGGCCTTGGAGTGGGCGCCATCCTTCCAATAGGGAGAGGATTTATGAATCTATCTTCATCCGTGCCTGATAGATTTTACCTCGGAGGTCATTCTTCTCCAGTTTGCAGCTTGAGTGGGCTGTCATCCTTGTTGGGTTTCAGAACAAGAGGAATTGGTCCAACAGAACCACGAAGGCTTGTCCCTAGTGAATCCGACGATGGATCTGCTGCCTCACCAGGGAGGGATTACTTGGGTGGTGATCTTGCTGTCTCTGCCTTTGCTGACCTTTCATTTGATTTGCCTCTGAAGTTATTTAGAGATGCTGGAATACATGGTCATGCATTTGTAACCGCTGGGAACCTTGCAAAACTGTCGGAGGGTGAGTTTAAGAAGTTCTCATTTTCTGATTTCGGGCGGACATTTAGGAGCTCTGCTGGTGTTGGAATTATTTTGCCTACCAAACTTTTCCGTGTTGAG GTGAACTACTGTTACATTTTGAAGCAGGCTGAGCATGACTCTGGGAAAACGGGAATACAGTTCAGCTTCTCCTCACCCCTGTAG